A single genomic interval of Metasolibacillus fluoroglycofenilyticus harbors:
- the flhB gene encoding flagellar biosynthesis protein FlhB, with protein MKLYITLDLQFFAGEKTEKATPKKRQDARKKGQVLKSQDVTAAFLLLITFAFLFIAAPFMFSGLIDFLNQAFGRNLLIDTMTVDTVMEMYFESLKEMAMLVLPIMVVAMVAGIGANYFQFGLLFTTETLKLDLKKMDPIKGIKKIISTRAIINLIKSLLKVAFIGTVTTTVIWMNLENVLSLAFKSPWEILGTVAYLTGIMGLAAALMLIFIALLDYFYEKYEYEKQLKMSKQDIKDEYKNSEGDPLIKSKIKQRQREMAMRRMMQEIPSADVVITNPTHYAIALKYDENSMDAPRVIAKGTDFVAQKIKMIAKEHDVIMVENRPLARAMYDQVEIGDAVPEEFFKAVAEILAYVYRIKRKI; from the coding sequence ATGAAACTTTATATTACACTGGACCTCCAATTTTTTGCAGGTGAAAAAACGGAGAAAGCGACGCCTAAAAAACGTCAAGATGCGAGAAAAAAGGGGCAAGTATTAAAAAGCCAAGATGTAACTGCCGCTTTTTTATTACTTATAACATTTGCTTTTTTATTCATTGCGGCTCCGTTCATGTTTAGCGGTTTAATAGACTTCTTGAATCAAGCTTTTGGACGTAATCTACTAATCGATACGATGACAGTTGATACAGTGATGGAGATGTATTTTGAATCATTAAAAGAAATGGCGATGCTTGTTTTGCCAATTATGGTAGTTGCGATGGTTGCGGGTATTGGAGCTAACTATTTTCAATTTGGACTTCTATTTACAACAGAAACATTAAAATTAGATTTAAAAAAAATGGACCCTATAAAGGGAATAAAGAAAATTATTTCGACACGAGCGATTATTAATTTAATTAAATCGTTGTTGAAAGTTGCATTTATTGGCACTGTAACGACAACTGTTATTTGGATGAATTTAGAAAATGTTTTATCGCTCGCTTTTAAAAGCCCGTGGGAAATTTTGGGTACAGTTGCCTATTTGACAGGCATTATGGGACTTGCGGCAGCTTTAATGTTAATATTTATCGCGCTTTTGGATTATTTTTATGAAAAATATGAATATGAAAAGCAATTAAAAATGTCAAAGCAAGACATTAAAGATGAATATAAAAATAGCGAGGGTGACCCCTTGATTAAGTCAAAAATTAAGCAGCGCCAACGTGAAATGGCGATGCGCCGCATGATGCAAGAAATACCGTCGGCTGATGTTGTTATTACAAACCCGACGCACTACGCTATTGCTTTAAAGTATGATGAGAATAGCATGGATGCACCGCGTGTAATTGCAAAAGGGACAGATTTTGTTGCTCAAAAAATTAAAATGATTGCCAAGGAACATGATGTCATAATGGTGGAAAATCGACCACTAGCGCGTGCGATGTATGACCAAGTTGAAATTGGTGATGCCGTACCAGAAGAGTTTTTTAAAGCAGTAGCAGAAATTTTAGCGTATGTGTATCGTATTAAACGCAAAATTTAG
- a CDS encoding protein-glutamate methylesterase/protein-glutamine glutaminase codes for MRKLVGDFFDGNLNIEVVGTARNGKDAIEKIQKLQPNVVTMDVEMPEMNGLDALREIMSICPVPVVMLSSTTKQGTENTLIAMEYGAVDFVAKTSGTISLDLHKIKEELVQKVESAANISVTKLKRPLEVARKTEPFKAERPFNIPHIKKQQPVTSPIPNKREWSKTSKKIILIGTSTGGPRALQEVITKIPENVNAPILIVQHMPAGFTKSLANRLDQLSSIHVKEAEQGDILKDGVAYIAPGGYHLKLRKIGTTYAIVLDQTEPPRSGHRPSVDVMFEDVSSCHDMDKIAVIMTGMGQDGANGLKALKKSGNVRAIAESADTCIVYGMPKAAVETQLVDEVVDVDHIAQTIMKYMY; via the coding sequence ATGAGAAAGCTAGTTGGCGACTTTTTTGATGGTAACTTAAATATTGAAGTGGTGGGAACAGCGCGCAATGGAAAAGATGCGATTGAAAAAATACAGAAACTACAGCCAAATGTTGTCACGATGGATGTAGAAATGCCTGAAATGAATGGGTTAGATGCATTAAGAGAAATTATGAGTATTTGTCCAGTTCCTGTAGTCATGCTCTCAAGTACAACAAAGCAAGGAACAGAAAATACATTGATAGCAATGGAGTATGGTGCTGTAGATTTTGTCGCAAAAACTAGTGGTACGATTTCTCTCGATTTACATAAAATTAAAGAGGAATTAGTTCAGAAAGTAGAATCGGCAGCCAATATTTCTGTAACGAAGCTAAAAAGACCGCTAGAAGTAGCTCGAAAAACAGAGCCTTTTAAAGCGGAAAGGCCATTTAATATTCCGCACATAAAAAAGCAGCAACCAGTCACGTCACCCATTCCAAATAAAAGAGAATGGAGCAAAACGTCTAAAAAAATTATTTTAATTGGTACATCCACAGGAGGACCCCGTGCATTACAAGAAGTGATTACGAAAATTCCTGAAAATGTTAATGCACCAATTTTAATTGTACAACATATGCCAGCAGGCTTCACGAAATCTTTGGCCAATCGTTTAGATCAACTAAGTAGTATTCATGTAAAAGAAGCAGAGCAAGGCGATATTTTAAAAGATGGCGTTGCCTATATCGCGCCTGGAGGCTACCATTTAAAGCTTCGAAAAATAGGAACAACTTACGCTATCGTTCTCGATCAAACAGAGCCACCGAGGTCGGGACATCGCCCATCAGTGGATGTCATGTTTGAAGATGTTAGTAGCTGTCATGATATGGATAAAATCGCAGTTATTATGACTGGTATGGGACAGGATGGTGCGAATGGTTTAAAAGCATTAAAGAAATCAGGTAATGTAAGGGCAATTGCTGAGTCTGCTGATACGTGTATCGTTTATGGTATGCCAAAAGCAGCGGTAGAAACGCAGCTTGTTGATGAAGTGGTAGACGTAGATCATATCGCGCAAACGATTATGAAATATATGTATTAA
- the flhF gene encoding flagellar biosynthesis protein FlhF produces MKMKKYNAPSIAEAMKLIRAELGDDAVILNSKVVVNKKFFGLVKKKSFEVVAGVDKVEAKPVFPPLQDLQSLKPIIEAAAPSIMKEQEQAISKKTSAEEDSTMTNELKKEIADLKLIMQSLHRQSIQSKYPDELLHFIDYLKQQELNEELITQVSDELFVHTENLATIDFDDFQEATRRILERQLRGIEIGAVSYDRKYINVLGPTGVGKTTTIAKMAARAVLEKKKKVGFITTDTYRIAAIEQLKTYAGLLQVPIEIVYSAEDYKAAIEKFAHLDLVFIDTAGRNYKEARYITDLQRLINFGDEVQTFLVLSLTSKEQDLETIIQQFNQIHVEKFIFTKLDETNSIGTMFNLMIKYKKGLAYYTNGQEVPEDIEEPSLEKLFELFFQGEIK; encoded by the coding sequence ATGAAGATGAAGAAATATAATGCCCCATCAATTGCGGAAGCCATGAAATTGATTCGGGCTGAGCTCGGTGATGATGCTGTAATTTTAAATTCAAAGGTCGTCGTCAATAAAAAGTTTTTTGGTCTAGTGAAAAAGAAAAGCTTTGAAGTTGTGGCAGGAGTTGATAAGGTGGAAGCGAAGCCCGTTTTTCCACCTTTACAAGACTTGCAATCTTTGAAGCCGATAATAGAGGCTGCTGCACCATCTATAATGAAAGAACAAGAGCAGGCTATTTCTAAAAAAACATCTGCAGAAGAAGACTCTACAATGACAAACGAATTAAAAAAGGAAATTGCAGATTTAAAATTAATTATGCAATCTTTACATCGACAATCCATTCAGTCAAAATATCCCGATGAACTCTTGCACTTTATCGACTATTTGAAACAGCAAGAGCTGAATGAAGAGCTCATCACACAAGTTAGTGATGAGCTTTTTGTTCATACAGAAAATCTTGCTACTATTGACTTTGATGATTTCCAAGAAGCGACAAGGCGCATTTTAGAGCGGCAATTAAGAGGTATTGAAATAGGTGCTGTTTCTTATGACCGTAAATATATTAATGTGCTTGGACCTACAGGTGTAGGAAAGACGACAACGATTGCAAAAATGGCTGCCCGAGCTGTGCTCGAAAAGAAAAAAAAGGTCGGTTTTATTACGACGGATACGTACCGAATTGCAGCAATTGAACAATTGAAAACATATGCAGGCTTGTTACAAGTGCCGATTGAAATTGTTTACAGCGCTGAAGATTATAAAGCAGCGATTGAGAAGTTTGCCCATTTAGATTTAGTGTTTATCGATACAGCAGGTCGAAATTATAAAGAAGCAAGGTATATTACTGATTTGCAGCGCCTTATTAATTTCGGTGACGAGGTACAAACTTTTTTAGTACTATCACTAACATCGAAAGAACAAGACTTAGAAACAATCATTCAGCAGTTTAATCAAATTCATGTCGAAAAATTCATTTTTACGAAGCTGGATGAAACAAATTCTATTGGCACAATGTTCAATTTAATGATTAAATATAAGAAAGGACTTGCTTACTATACAAATGGGCAAGAAGTACCAGAGGATATAGAGGAGCCAAGTTTAGAAAAATTATTTGAGTTGTTCTTTCAAGGAGAAATTAAATGA
- the flhA gene encoding flagellar biosynthesis protein FlhA — MKIRDIGVLAAVILVVAMLIIPLPTWLLSFLIIINITLALLVLLTAMNMKEALDFSIFPSVILLLTLFRLGLSVSTTRAILANGDAGDVVDTFGNFVTGGNILVGLVIFMLLVIIQFIVITKGAERVAEVAARFTLDAMPGKQMSIDADLNAGIISEKEARERRDKVAGESDFYGAMDGATKFVKGDAIASIIMVFINLLFGMIIGIVSLDLSFSEAANKFSILTVGDGLVSQIPALLISTATGIVVTRAASDGNLGEDITKQLFAQSKLLYVAGATIFLLGLFTPIPFWITIPIAAALAIGAWLMDHKKEESPEELLELEEEVATDTMKSPENVVSLLSVDPIEFEFGYGLIPLVDAAQGGDLLDRVVMIRRQLALELGIVIPVVRIRDNIQLQPNEYRIKIKGNEMARGELLLDHFLAMSPGDDDSIDGIDTIEPSFGLPAKWITEQVKEEAEMLGYTVVDPPSVVSTHLTEMIRANAYELLGRQETKQLIDHLRETHAILVEELTPAPLSIGEIQKVLSKLLRENVSIRNLPIIFETLADYSKLTSDTDILTEYVRQALARQITTQYVNGQPALKVITVSAKVEKLIADSIQQTDHGNYLAMDPHDSQLVLETIAKEVERVSYMEQSPLILCSPGVRMYLRQLTERYFPQIPILSYNELDAAVEIQSVGVVNVE; from the coding sequence ATGAAAATTCGCGATATAGGGGTTTTAGCTGCGGTTATTTTAGTAGTAGCGATGCTCATTATCCCTCTACCTACGTGGTTATTAAGCTTTCTAATTATTATTAATATTACGCTAGCTTTACTCGTATTATTAACAGCAATGAATATGAAGGAAGCTTTAGACTTCTCCATTTTTCCGTCCGTTATTTTATTACTGACATTATTCCGTTTAGGATTAAGTGTATCTACTACGCGAGCAATTTTAGCAAACGGAGATGCAGGGGATGTTGTTGATACATTTGGTAATTTCGTAACAGGTGGAAATATTTTAGTTGGTTTAGTTATTTTCATGCTGTTAGTAATTATCCAATTTATTGTTATTACAAAAGGGGCGGAGCGTGTAGCTGAAGTAGCAGCACGTTTTACATTAGATGCGATGCCTGGTAAGCAAATGAGCATTGATGCCGATTTAAACGCTGGTATTATTTCTGAAAAAGAAGCGCGTGAACGCCGCGATAAAGTAGCAGGAGAATCGGATTTTTACGGAGCGATGGATGGTGCCACTAAGTTCGTAAAAGGAGATGCAATCGCCTCTATTATTATGGTATTTATTAACCTATTATTCGGTATGATTATAGGGATTGTCAGCTTAGATTTAAGCTTTTCGGAGGCAGCCAATAAATTCTCGATTTTAACTGTCGGAGATGGTCTTGTATCGCAAATCCCAGCACTATTAATTTCAACTGCAACAGGTATTGTTGTAACGCGTGCAGCATCAGATGGTAATCTTGGAGAAGATATTACAAAGCAACTATTTGCACAATCGAAGCTGCTTTATGTAGCGGGTGCAACTATTTTCTTACTTGGTCTATTCACACCTATTCCATTTTGGATTACGATTCCAATTGCAGCAGCTTTAGCAATCGGTGCTTGGTTAATGGATCATAAAAAAGAAGAAAGCCCTGAAGAATTGCTCGAGTTGGAGGAAGAAGTAGCAACGGATACGATGAAAAGTCCTGAAAATGTCGTTAGTTTATTAAGTGTTGACCCGATTGAATTTGAGTTTGGCTATGGCTTAATTCCACTTGTTGATGCGGCACAGGGCGGAGATTTATTAGACCGCGTTGTTATGATACGTCGTCAGCTTGCCTTAGAGCTAGGTATTGTTATCCCTGTTGTACGAATTCGTGATAATATACAGTTACAGCCGAATGAATATCGCATTAAAATAAAGGGCAATGAAATGGCGCGCGGAGAGCTTCTATTAGACCACTTTTTAGCAATGAGTCCTGGCGATGATGATAGCATCGATGGCATTGATACAATCGAGCCTTCCTTTGGTCTACCTGCAAAATGGATTACAGAGCAGGTGAAGGAAGAGGCCGAAATGCTTGGCTATACAGTTGTTGATCCACCAAGCGTTGTTTCAACGCATTTGACGGAAATGATTCGAGCAAATGCTTACGAATTACTTGGACGTCAAGAAACGAAGCAATTAATTGATCATTTACGTGAAACACATGCTATTTTAGTAGAAGAACTAACACCTGCCCCATTGTCTATTGGAGAAATTCAAAAGGTGCTTAGCAAATTATTGCGTGAAAATGTATCCATTCGTAATTTACCAATTATTTTTGAAACATTAGCAGACTATTCAAAGCTAACGAGTGATACAGATATTTTAACTGAATATGTAAGACAAGCACTTGCAAGACAAATTACGACGCAATACGTCAACGGTCAACCAGCACTTAAAGTAATTACTGTTTCGGCGAAAGTAGAGAAGCTAATCGCAGACAGTATTCAACAAACAGACCACGGCAATTATTTAGCGATGGACCCGCATGACTCTCAGCTAGTGCTTGAAACGATTGCTAAAGAAGTAGAGCGGGTTTCCTATATGGAGCAATCCCCGTTAATTTTATGCTCACCGGGAGTGCGTATGTATTTGCGTCAATTAACGGAACGTTATTTCCCGCAAATCCCTATTTTAAGCTACAATGAGCTTGATGCCGCTGTGGAAATTCAAAGTGTTGGAGTGGTGAATGTTGAATGA
- a CDS encoding MinD/ParA family protein — MRDQAEILRMKMLESQGALGKSIAIVSGKGGVGKSNFTTNFAALLAKEGKNVVILDMDIGMGNIHILFGKTTEYSLKDYLQGSVTLDQVMFAGPNEVRYISGGSGMSALVEWSDAMFEALISAFRQLQQSFDYILFDMGAGATNWSLDLLTSIDEIIVISTAEPTAIMDAYSMMKFIHLKDSEKTFYILCNRVMSKEEGQETLGRLNGAMQKFMSKETIPLGSLPEDPVVRKAVREQVPFTILYPNAPISKTMQQIVQRFLQETTEEIHAPKHSNNLLTKLRSIFSKGRD; from the coding sequence ATGAGAGATCAGGCTGAAATTTTGCGAATGAAAATGTTAGAAAGTCAGGGTGCTTTAGGAAAGTCAATAGCGATTGTAAGCGGTAAAGGCGGTGTAGGAAAAAGTAATTTTACAACGAATTTTGCGGCATTATTAGCGAAAGAAGGAAAAAACGTCGTCATTTTAGATATGGATATCGGTATGGGAAACATTCATATTCTTTTTGGGAAAACGACAGAATATAGTTTAAAAGATTATTTGCAAGGTAGTGTAACGCTTGACCAAGTGATGTTTGCAGGGCCAAATGAGGTACGTTACATTTCTGGAGGCTCGGGTATGTCGGCGCTTGTTGAATGGTCTGACGCGATGTTTGAGGCGCTTATTTCAGCCTTTAGACAGCTTCAGCAATCCTTTGATTATATTTTATTCGATATGGGTGCTGGTGCAACAAACTGGTCGCTTGACTTGCTAACATCTATTGATGAAATAATCGTTATTTCTACAGCAGAACCAACCGCTATTATGGATGCCTACTCGATGATGAAATTTATTCATCTAAAGGACAGCGAAAAAACATTTTATATATTATGTAATCGCGTAATGTCTAAGGAAGAAGGGCAAGAAACGCTAGGGCGGCTAAATGGAGCTATGCAAAAGTTCATGTCAAAAGAAACAATACCGCTTGGCTCACTGCCAGAGGACCCTGTTGTAAGAAAAGCTGTTAGGGAGCAGGTACCGTTTACTATTTTATATCCGAACGCTCCAATTTCGAAAACGATGCAGCAAATTGTCCAGCGTTTTCTGCAGGAAACAACAGAAGAAATACATGCACCGAAACATTCGAATAATTTGTTAACAAAACTGAGAAGTATTTTTTCGAAAGGGCGTGATTAG
- a CDS encoding chemotaxis protein CheA, with protein sequence MEVNQYLEMFIEESKEHLQACSEHLLELEKNPEDLSIVNEIFRSAHTLKGMSATMGFEDLADLTHKMENVLDAIRNEKIKVTPEILDIVFESVDHLEEMVMDIAEGGDGKRDVQATVAQLKRIEAGEELAKAAEETAATIVQHESKLTYDDFEKTVLAQSIEQDHFAYEISVTLREDCLLKAARVFMVFEILEKNGDVIKSVPTVDNLEEEQFDQTFQIAYISKEQADDLQKKLMKVSEVEEVIVIPLNENVLKSEKKLEVAEEAPQEQQEIVKVAAEPVATNNKAPSSNSKSGSHVSNKMIRVNIERLDILMNLFEELVIDRGRLQSISAEVNHPELNETVERMSRVMGDLQNIVLTMRMVQVETVFNRFPKMVRQLSRDLNKKINLEIIGAETELDRTVIDEIGDPLVHLIRNSLDHGIESPEMRMAKGKPEEGTVQLRAFHSGNYVFIEIEDDGAGINQEKVLAKALAKGVVTAETAKTLSDKQINELILASGFSTADVISDISGRGVGLDVVKTTIESLGGNISIDSTEGVGSTFSIQLPLTLSIISVMLVEIEKEIYAIPLSSIIETSIIRHSEILNAHNQKVIDFRGKVVPLVFLDEIFEVPRTEAQDDEFYSVVIVRKGEKLAGLVVDSFIGQQEIVLKSLGNYLTNIFAISGATILGNGKVALIVDCNALMK encoded by the coding sequence ATGGAAGTGAATCAATATTTAGAAATGTTCATCGAAGAGAGCAAAGAGCATTTACAGGCGTGCAGTGAGCATTTATTAGAATTAGAAAAAAATCCAGAAGATTTATCAATTGTGAATGAAATTTTCCGTTCTGCCCATACATTGAAGGGTATGTCTGCAACAATGGGCTTCGAGGACTTAGCAGACTTGACACATAAAATGGAAAATGTTTTAGATGCAATTCGCAATGAGAAAATTAAAGTAACGCCAGAAATTTTAGACATCGTTTTTGAATCTGTTGATCATTTAGAAGAGATGGTAATGGATATCGCGGAAGGCGGAGACGGCAAGCGCGATGTACAAGCTACAGTAGCGCAGTTAAAACGCATTGAAGCAGGTGAAGAGCTAGCAAAGGCAGCGGAAGAAACAGCTGCGACAATTGTTCAGCATGAGTCAAAATTAACATATGATGATTTTGAAAAAACAGTGTTGGCACAATCAATTGAACAAGACCATTTTGCATACGAAATTTCTGTCACATTGCGTGAAGACTGTCTATTAAAAGCTGCACGTGTCTTTATGGTTTTTGAGATTTTAGAGAAAAATGGTGATGTCATTAAATCTGTTCCAACTGTCGATAATTTGGAAGAAGAACAGTTTGATCAAACATTCCAAATTGCCTATATTTCAAAGGAACAAGCTGATGATTTACAAAAGAAACTAATGAAAGTTTCAGAAGTAGAAGAAGTAATCGTCATTCCTCTCAATGAAAATGTTTTAAAGTCAGAGAAAAAGCTAGAAGTAGCGGAGGAAGCGCCACAGGAGCAGCAGGAAATAGTAAAAGTTGCAGCAGAGCCGGTGGCAACAAATAACAAGGCGCCATCATCGAATAGCAAATCAGGTAGTCATGTTTCCAACAAAATGATTCGCGTAAATATTGAGCGTCTCGATATTTTAATGAATTTATTTGAGGAGCTTGTGATTGATCGAGGTCGACTGCAATCTATTTCGGCAGAAGTCAATCACCCTGAATTAAATGAAACAGTAGAGCGTATGAGTCGGGTAATGGGCGATTTACAAAATATTGTATTAACAATGCGCATGGTGCAAGTGGAAACAGTATTTAACCGCTTCCCGAAAATGGTGCGCCAACTGTCACGTGACCTAAATAAAAAAATCAATTTGGAAATTATTGGGGCAGAAACAGAATTAGACCGTACAGTTATCGATGAAATTGGTGATCCACTCGTACATTTAATTCGTAATTCCCTTGACCATGGAATCGAAAGTCCAGAAATGCGTATGGCGAAAGGAAAGCCAGAGGAAGGTACTGTGCAACTTCGTGCTTTCCATAGTGGAAACTATGTATTCATTGAAATCGAGGACGATGGCGCGGGCATTAATCAAGAAAAGGTTTTAGCAAAGGCTCTTGCTAAAGGAGTTGTAACAGCAGAGACGGCTAAAACATTATCGGATAAACAAATTAATGAGCTTATACTAGCTTCTGGATTCTCGACAGCAGATGTGATTTCTGACATTTCTGGTCGTGGCGTAGGGCTGGATGTGGTGAAAACAACAATTGAGTCATTAGGAGGAAATATTTCAATTGACTCTACTGAAGGTGTTGGCTCAACATTCTCAATCCAGCTACCTTTAACATTATCGATTATTTCTGTCATGCTTGTAGAAATCGAAAAAGAAATTTATGCGATTCCTTTATCATCAATTATTGAAACATCGATTATTCGCCATTCGGAAATTTTAAATGCGCATAATCAAAAAGTAATTGATTTCCGCGGTAAAGTCGTACCGCTTGTGTTCTTAGATGAAATCTTTGAAGTGCCTCGTACAGAAGCGCAGGACGATGAATTTTATTCAGTGGTAATTGTCCGTAAAGGGGAAAAGCTTGCTGGTTTAGTTGTAGATTCCTTTATTGGTCAGCAAGAAATTGTATTAAAATCTTTAGGAAATTACTTAACAAATATTTTTGCGATTTCAGGTGCAACAATTTTAGGAAACGGAAAAGTAGCATTAATTGTTGATTGTAATGCGCTAATGAAGTGA